ACAGCCACTTCTGTGACTGCTTCTGGTGCGGCATCAACTCTGGGCAGCACATCTGGAACTTCTCCACGTGTCTCTATTGATATCCTACATGGCCCTTGGGATCGTCCCCTCCGTAGGAATTGCTTGGGTGGACCTGTAAAAAAAAACCCCCAAGATTAGCATGTGATTAACAATCATGTTTGATACAAATGTGTGATTGGCAAATACTTGTTAGGACTTTCTTGACAATTGAAGGGTACACAATTCCCAACCTGTGACACCTCCCCCCTCATTTTCTTGCTGTTCTATCGTGTTGTTTACGTCCTCGAAAGCCACTGGTGGTACTGCTTTTGGTGCAGCAGCAACTATGGGAACCTCCTTATCCCTTACGCCCTGTGTCGGACGCTTCACAGCTGGAACTTCATCGGTTGGGCTTGATGCTATCCGAGGTGGCCCTCGGGGTATTCGTCCCCGACGTGCATTTTTTACAATCCAAACCATTAGGTTAATTTCCTGTAATGATGTTATCATTTCATCAATGCAAGCTGTGATGGATACCCCTTTACCTCCGCAATTATCACCACTATCAAACTTATTATGCGTTACTTTTTTCTGGCATTTATACACTTATGTTTGCTCAGACCAACAATTACATTAACATATACATGACTGGGCAAAGTGTGCCAGAAAATATAAATGAGTTATTATTGCACTTCAAAATATCAATGCAGAAACCCTTTACCCTAGCATATTGACACCTTTTCACCAAAACAATAACATATAGCTCACCTTTAATGGTTCACCAAACAGATTTATTGGCtaactattttctattttttttgttaaatgatTCAGACATCATGCTTGCAATAACTCATAATTTATTAGTTACATATAACATCACAGCCAAAGTGAAAAGCTTGTTAAAAGCTTGTTGGGATTATTTTGTGGAACAAGTTTATTTCGGGGTAGGTGTGATTGGTTAAATCCCATCATTCTGGTTTGTAGTGTCCTTCGGGTTCCCCTTCATAAACACCAATGTCTCATCTGTTTCAACAAATCATGGCTAATTCTATTGTAATCTTCTTAATTTGTATCAGAATGCTTACAATGCATAACTTGATTGAAAAGGCATGTCCTAACCTTTTGGGTTTGTAGATCTGTCATTTCTAAGTTAACTTACCAGATTGGAAGGGAAATGCCTTTCTATGGTACTCATAATACAAAGCCCACATATGGATCCTTTTATCAACAAACATTTTTACAGCCCATTTCCAGCAAGCTACTGTTTCTGTGCGAGTTCATTGTTATAAAATGGAAACCCCAACAGAATAGTTGATAAAAGGATTGTGTTAAACTTCAAACCATACTAGAGAATCTGTTTTAAGTTAAATAGGGCAACATTCAGCATATCCAAACAGATCTATGTTTAGAAAAATCCCTTCTTTTATCTGGTTAACTTACCTTgctaaaaaatggaaaatgagtCCTCATCCATACAAAATAGAAGAGGGTATGAGTGTAACTATGTACCTGTTCTTTGAATCTCCTGCTATTCCTCTTGTCACACTGAATCCCAAGTCGAGCCTAAACTCAGGTTTGGATTTTTGCTTTCAGACACTAACCTTTTCTCCGTAATCTTCAGACACTGCCCTCTTCCTCGGTGCTTCCTTCTTCAGCCAATACTTGGTAAGCCAATATGTTTTAATTTGACAACCCTCTGGTACTGCCCACGAGATGTAACCTTGCTGTCACTTCAGCCAAAAAGTGTGGCGCggtatttggttttttttttggaggttAAATTCCCGCCTGTTTCAACATCTTAATTTATGGCCGGGTTTGGGACTTTGtgctagttttatttatttgtgaccTTAAATTAGTAATGGGCATCAGGATTATTAGGCCTCGGCTATTTGGTCATGTTTCTATTGACTGGCATACCCATACGTGTCCCACTTATTCTGAGTTTTACtttgtaattaatataatgaTGTAACTATCTAGTATGTAGGGGACACATGTATATCATACGTGTAGGAGATGCTGATGCAACATATGCACCAGATTTGGTAACACTGGTGAATCAAATGATACCAAATCTGGGCCAATTGTGGCCCACATGTCCAGAAATGTTCATTCTACATGTTATCTCAAGTCTAACCACTTGGCACTTAGTAAAACCCAACTGTCTGACAAATTTGTCATATGTGATTTGGACACTATATTTTAATGGTAACAATTATTTACCATTACCCATTATAAATTCCAATATTCCTCCGAAATATTGGAAACTCTTATCTAACGTCCTTGTATACTCATGCCCCATTAATATAGTCTTGCCCTGTTACAGTTACAACTGGATTGATTACCATATCTATCTCTGCGTATAGAGTGGAAACAAGATTTTAATTACGTGTGAACAATTTGTATATAGTGGAAACGAGCTGGTACTTGATGGGTATAAACCTTACTTAATTCCCTAAAAACGGATCAATATAAGATATGTCGGATCCTTCAAGTTAATAACGTGGTTTCATATGATTATGATATACAGAATAAGTCTAGCTTAAActgaatattattaaaaactcCTCAGCATCTTTATCATTTGAATTGATCAGGCAAACGTGATTGGCTATAGTACCTCCAACTTTTATGGGATCTTATGTCCTTGTTAAAACCAGTAATTTTCTTGTGAGCCTATAATTCTGTACAAAGTTCACTATATAGCAACACTGCCACTGCATTAATTTTTGTGGATGTAAATAATTCATATATTATTTGCATCACAAGCCCAACTCAATTTTCCTCTTCCTTGTACCTGTATTGTTTTTTGCATACGTTAACCTCCCTTTCATGCACTTTTACTAATGTTCAACTTAGAATATTCATACTAGCATCTCCATAATGAAGTTCTTTTTATCTTCCAAATTAAATGTTTCACAGTTCCAATTCAGCCCTATCCAAGAAATCATGGCTCTTCATTGACAAGTACCCTGAACCAAACTTAAACAAGTATCACTGCTCTGCTTTGGCGTTGGTGGTATATAATTGGCCATCTTCCTCCTTGCATAcctgattttatttataactagaATGCCGTCCTTTAGTGAATACTTGTTAGGCTAAATTCTTAACTAATATATGTTATATGTGTTTAACACCAATGTCTCTacaaaatcatttgaattaaATTACTGACTGCAAATCAGTATTGCATTCTGGCATTCTTAGATTTGATATGGAGTTAACATATTCATTGACCAAAAATGCATACGTTTAACTTTAAGATATTCTGCTGACATTAATTCCTCAAATATCATCCTATCCAAACCATTAGATTTCAACACATCTTCTTGATGATTATCAACTTCCAAATGTCCTTATTGCGTTTGTTGTTTATTGCCACTCTTCTTGAATTAAATCTGACTATATATTTAGGATCACTTATATAGATATTTAGTTGTGGAAGAATAAACTGGAATACAAAGTGGAGGCTCTTTGGCATGCACATGGCCAATTCAACCTAATCCATTTTCCTAATAGAATATACCATAATCAAGATTAGGAGATGTGTGGTTTAACAGGTACGTTTGGACCATTATGTCTGTTTTTTTGTTAAATGCTTCCAAAAGGTTGAAAGTTATACTTGCATGAAGGAGGAAGGTACAATTTGGTCCATAGCTAACCAATGAAAGCTTGGACGCTGGCTTCCCTTGTGAGCCTATAAAGTTGCACTTTATAGGCATTTTTTACTCTTCACCAGTTTTAACTGGACAATAAACTAACCGGCTCTTATCATTAAGTCTAGCTACTAAAGGCATGACTAGAGAAAGTGGGTTGTTGCTGGTTTCTGGACCAAATGCAAAAAGTCAGTGGCTTATGGGGAGATAGGAGTCTCTTCCCAGTTATTATAGGGGAGTTGATCTGTGTCTATCATATGTGCTTATGGCTGCTCCCCATAAGCCATTCATGTTCATGTGGCAATCATAACAATTTGGTGTATACAAGGTGTTTGCCTATTTACATCAGCCATTCATGATAGTCTTTAAATATCTGCAAGCATTGTATCACAGTAATTAACACATACGGCAGCAAAATAAATCTACTGCACAGATACCCCAACATATCCTATGGACATACATGTGCTAAATATTGGGACGATTGGGGCTATATTAAGGACTATAATAAGCCATTCATGTGCTAAGTACCACGTCATTCCAAATGCATCACTACATAGTATGCAAAATAGGAAATTGTAtgcatttaatatatcacaaacATCAGCCTTACATGCATATTGTAAACATTCTGAATATGCAAATTGACCTCATATGCTGAACCACCAATGTCTCATTTGTCTACTACCTTGCCACATGCATTGTTGACGGGTGGCATGGAATGGCACCCATAATGGCCGCCTCACGCGTTGTCTGCATCGATAATCATCAGGGAGCAAGTCAGTCCACAATATAATTCATCTCCTActatacaaaattttttttatggtgaAGTACTTTCTAAGTAACAAACTTGATTGTTAAATATGTCAAAAGGTACTGCTTTAATCAAAGTAGACATGTAAGTTTGTCGAGTTTGGGATCTCTGAACTCGATGCTCTTACAAGTTATGATCCAACACTAGAAGTGACCAGCCACATTATCATCCATTCTATAGAATAAGATTATAAATACAGCTACTAGATTGTCTCATGATGGAAATCAAGTGTCACATTCAGTACCATCATTATCCCCGTCATCTATGTTCTTGATCCAAAAATCATTGTTAAGAACATCGTCATTATCCATGTCGTCATCATCACTTCCTGAGGATAATTGTCTCTGTGCGATGGTTGACGGATCAATTGGTAATGGATCTTCATCGACCCGGGTTAATGGATTGAGAAATCCATCATTTTCATTAACAGGACCATAGTTCCTTTGATCAGTGTCACTATCATCATCTGCATCAATAGTGGaggaatcatcatcatcatcatggaaTTCTGAAGATTTGTGCCCAATATTGTAAACATTTCTGGTTGAAATCTTGTGTACTGCATGCCAACTTTCCCCTAAAGTTGGGTCCTTTATGTAAAACACTTGCAATGCTTGGCATGCTAGGGCGAAgggctcatctttataccattgtCTCGACGTATTGACACTTGTGAAATGATCCCCAACTTGTATCCCTCTTCTCTTGTCGCCaatatcccaccaatcacatttgaatagGAAGCACTTAAgccaacccatgtagcgtaATTCTATGACCTCCGTCAACTGGCCGTAGAAGTCAACCGGGTTTCCTTGATGGTTTCCATGAACAACCACTCCACTATTTTGGGTGAGGCGACGCGTTTCGAGGTTCTTCGTGTGAAACCGAATTCCATTCATGATACATCCAGCATATGATGCGACCAGTGGATCTGGCCCACAGGCTAATGCATATATGTCATCTGTCACCGCGGGAGGATCCATTGCATGCAACTCTGCAATCTACATAGATAAATTTGACAAATGACTTCAGAATTATAGAAATGCGATGGTTCCATAAAGGGTACTACACATTTGTCAAGAAGGGAACTCTTACGCGTGCTCGGAACCACACTGGGAATTGACTTTGGTGCCTATGCTCGAAGTTACTCAAGCCCTCTTCCTTCATCTTGTTATAATGGTCACTACGAAAACCAGCTGAGGAGATAAGTTATCAACTTACAATAAAATGAAACTCAAAACATATTGGGTAATGAGGGTGCACTTACTCTATAAAGTGTTCAATCTCTGGGCAATTATTAAGCACGTACCACTCAGCCTTGGCCAACAGTGATTCAggtaattttgatatttttgctGCACCTAATGGGCGCACCTTCTGGGAGAAAACAGATAAACTTGGCACTTGGGAGCATAAACCAACATCAATGTTCCTTTCCTCTCGGTTATGTCTAGTCTCGATATCATTAAGGTACATCGAGCAAAATGTCAGGCACTCGACGTGAACAAATGCTTCAGCAATTGAACCTTCTGGACGGGCTCTATTGCGAACGTACCGCTTGAAATTACCCATATACCTCTCAAAAGGGTACATCCACCTGTACTGAACAGGTCCCGCTAGCAATGCCTCGTCTGGTAGATGAATAGCAAGGTGCACCATGATATCGAAAAATGCCggtgggaatatcatttccagtTTGCAGAGAATGATGGGGATATTTTTTTGAAGCCGTTCCAATACTGTTTTATCTAGTGTTCGagaacataattctttgaaaaacaagCCCAACTCTATTAGGGCTCGACGCACATCGAGTCGTAGGAACCCACCAATAACAACCGGCAATAAGTATTGCATGAAGATATGACAATCATGGCTCTTCATTCCCATGATTTTCCCGTCAGTAACGTTGACACATCGGGCAATATTTGAGGCAAAACCATTAGGGAATTTTACGTCTGCCAACCGTGCATAAAAATTCCTTCGCTCAGTTGCATTTAACACGTAACATGCAAGATGCATAGAAGTTCGATCACCATCATGCTGTAGATGTAATTATTTCCTTAGTCCAAGATCTTCCAAATCCCTACGCGCATTGGCAGTGTCCTTACTTTTGCCGTCAATATCCATCAAAGTTCCCAACACATTATCACAAATGTTTTTCTCAATGTGCATGACGTCCAAGTTATGTCTTAATCCCAAGTCTAACCAATAAGGAAGCTCAAAGAAGATACTTCTTTTTGTCCAATTAAGTTCATTAGGCATACGTTTCCTCTTCTTTGACGTTGATTTACCAAACTGCACATTTGAGACCTCATTTAATTGTTCCAATAAAGCCTGTCCAGAGATCATTTTAGGTTGGATACGGTTTTCCTCCTTAccattaaaaacattttttttccgTCTCCAACTGTGATCTACATCCAACCAACGACGATGGCCCATATAACAGTGTTTTCGGCCATGCACCAACCACAATGAATCTGTTTCTGCATTACAAGTAGGGCAGGCCATCTTACCCTTTGTGCTCCAGCCGGAAAGATTAGCATATGCTGGAAAGTCATTAATAGTCCAGAGAATTGCCGCCCTCAATACAAACATTTCTCTTTTGTATGCATCATACGTGGGAACTCCCTCTTCCCATAATTCTATCAACTCATCTATTAGTGGACGCATGAACACGTCAATATCATTTCCTGGTGCCTTTGGTCCAGGGATTAACAACGACAGCATCAAGTACGGATCCTTCATGCATAACCAAGGAGGCAAGTTGTAAGGAACAAGTAGCACTAGCCAAATACTGTACGGCTTGCTCATGTTATTGAATGGATTGAACCCATCACTCACTAAGCCAAGTCTGACACTACGAGGATCTTCAGCAAATGAGGCATGCTTCCTATCAAAGTCTTTCCATACATGTGAATCTGCCGGATGTCTCATGTAGGTGGAATCATCAACATGCTCGGTTTTATGCCATCTCATGACTTGGGCAGTCTTCTTTGACACAAACAACCTTTGCAACTGCGGATTCAAAGGAAAATATCGGAGGACTTTTTTGGGTATCCTATTTTGGTTAGGTTTGCTTGAGGCCCACCTAGATGCATTACATTTAGGGCACTCATCCTTCTCAGCATTATCTTTCCAAAATAAGGCACAATCATTTGGACATACATGTATCTTTTTGTAACTAAAGCCCAACCCACGTTGTAATTGGCGAGCCTCGTTATATGAGGCAGGGAAATGTGCTTGAGGAAATGCTGCTTGCAAAAGCTTGATAACCATGTCAAACGACTTCACAGTCCAACCACCAACAATCTTTATATGAAGCAACTTGACTATGAATGATAGCTTTGAGAACTTAGAACAATTTGGATAGAGTGGCTTTTTGGCGTCATCTAGCAACTCATCGAAGTTAGGGTGCATTGGAGTATAAGAGGTGTGTCCTTCGGGAACTCAGTCTGCATTAGCTTCTGGACTAGAGGAATTGTCCATGAAGGATCCAACacggatgtcatctaacatctcgtCCACATCATTAATGTAGTCATTGTAGGGATAGTCATCACTACCCTCTTCATCCGACAATGTGTTGTATTGCACAATTTCCTCCTCGCCATGGAATATCCATTCCGTATAAGATGTATCTATCCCGATGAGGAACAAATGATCCTCAACCAATGCAATAGGATGGAAAGATCGATTTCGGCATCTcctacatggacacctaatgcAGTCTCTCCCCGGTGCATGGGCCTTTGCCATATCTATGAATGTTTTAACGCCTGCAGCATAGTCATTGGAACGCATCCTATCTTCGATATGCATCCAAGCCCTATCCATCTAGTTACGACACAGGAAATTTGTAATGGTAAGAAGGAGAAGTGGCAGCACATCTTGGTAGACTATTCAAAGTAGGAACGATGTATAATGGTTTGGGGGAGGGAAATAAATATCAGTTGTCCAATCTGCTATGATTTGGACACTTATTGCTCATCGCAAGAAAGCCTCATATATTTAAGTCGATGAGGTCCAATTCAGCTGACTAGCATTTGTGAGGATCTATGTAGCCGTGGagcttaaaatataaaatgaggTATTTGAATATAGCACTTAGGGCCAATGTGTGGTCTGAATTTACCTTAATGGCAAGTTATTTTGTGGAACTAGTGACAAAACCTGAATTCGTCCTTTAGATAGGGATAGCTAGCACACAGACTGTCAACcatacaatttatttacatAATAGAGAGTTCTAATAAAAATCTGATTCAACATTTATACACTCAGATTTCTGGTATTAATCACTATGGTGAAAGGCTGCATTGATCCTTTAATTCCTCAAGGCTTGGCCTTTACATTATTGCTGATGCAAAGGAAGCTGAATTTCTGGGTTTTTGTTATTCGTAGATGATGTCATCTATGTTATGATGCCATCTTGTTTGGGGGAAAGCACATCCATTAGGTATttcattttgaacaactttaAGTATGAATTTTGGGAATTAGAGTGTACTGGTAATCAATTATCATGTGTActcataatttaattagagtGTACTGGTATTCGAGTATCTAAAGGGTACAAAATACCTCTCTAGTAATAAGCCATAGTAGAGAAACAGTTTTTCAAAAACCAATGATTTTCCTCATGACCATGCATATAGTGTCCAAAGCTGAAAAATAAGGAGGAAAGTGCCAGGAACATCACTAGTAATCAAAGTTACTAGCTCATGTTGAATAAACT
This genomic interval from Carya illinoinensis cultivar Pawnee chromosome 2, C.illinoinensisPawnee_v1, whole genome shotgun sequence contains the following:
- the LOC122301648 gene encoding uncharacterized protein LOC122301648 → MHPNFDELLDDAKKPLYPNCSKFSKLSFIVKLLHIKIVGGWTVKSFDMVIKLLQAAFPQAHFPASYNEARQLQRGLGFSYKKIHVCPNDCALFWKDNAEKDECPKCNASRWASSKPNQNRIPKKVLRYFPLNPQLQRLFVSKKTAQVMRWHKTEHVDDSTYMRHPADSHVWKDFDRKHASFAEDPRSVRLGLVSDGFNPFNNMSKPYSIWLVLLVPYNLPPWLCMKDPYLMLSLLIPGPKAPGNDIDVFMRPLIDELIELWEEGVPTYDAYKREMFVLRAAILWTINDFPAYANLSGWSTKGKMACPTCNAETDSLWLVHGRKHCYMGHRRWLDVDHSWRRKKNVFNGKEENRIQPKMISGQALLEQLNEVSNVQFGKSTSKKRKRMPNELNWTKRSIFFELPYWLDLGLRHNLDVMHIEKNICDNVLGTLMDIDGKSKDTANARRDLEDLGLRK